The Culex quinquefasciatus strain JHB chromosome 2, VPISU_Cqui_1.0_pri_paternal, whole genome shotgun sequence genome contains the following window.
CGGTAACAACGGAGGAGTGCGCAGGCAGTACAACGAAGGAGGACCGCGGTGGAACAACGGAGGACGGAGGAATAACCGTGGTGGCGGCGGCGCTGACGATTATGGCAAGAACCGCCGCGGGCGGAACTTTAACGATTCCCGGGATGACCGAACGGATGATGGAGGTGGGTTCTACGAGCAGGATAGGCCGCAACGGCAGCAGCGAAACCACCACCAACAGCAgcaacatcagcagcagcagcagcagcagagtaaCGGTGGTGGGAGATGGAAGGGAAACGCCGGAGGAGGAAGATTCCGGAATGGTGGTGGGGGAAGGGGCCCGAAGAATGAGAGGGAACAGGGTCCGATGGGGAATGGAGGTGAGGAGCACCAGAGACAGGTGGAACCTGTGTCGTCGGCGCCGGAACGAAAGGAACGTCGACCAAATGGTTATCAGCGGCAGCGTGCACGACAGGAAAAGCTGGAGGCCAACATCATCTCCAAGTGTTCGCAGCGCGAGAAGCTGATCCGTGAGCTGGACTCGTGCCGGGTCGAGTGTCTCGTGTGCTGCGAGCTCGTCCGTCCGACGCAGTCGGTTTGGTCCTGCCTCAACTGCTATCACATTCTTCACCTGAACTGCACCACCAAGTGGGCCAATTCTTCCCAGTCGGACGACGGTTGGCGCTGTCCGGCCTGCCAGAACGTGTCGAAGAAGATCCCGCGGGATTATTACTGCTTCTGTGGCAAGCAGAAGAACCCGCAGTACAACCGCAGTGACGTGGCCCACTCGTGCGGGGAACTGTGCGGCCGGGAAGATCTGTGCGAACATCCGTGCACGTTGCTTTGCCATCCGGGACCGTGTCCACCGTGTCAGGCGATGGTTCAACGTAGTTGTGGGTGTGGTCGTACGACGAAGCCACTGCAGTGCAGCCAAAAGGACGACATAGCGTGCGAAGCGATCTGCGCGAAACCGCTCAACTGCGGAATTCACACGTGCCAGCAAAAGTGCCACGTGGGTGACTGTGCGGAGTGTGGGGAAACGCTGGAACACGAGTGTCACTGTGGCAAGCAGAAGAAGCAGGTCACCTGCACGGTGTCCAATCTGGACAACACCCGGTTCTGCTGCGAGGCGGTTTGCGATGCCCAGCTCAGCTGTAACAACCACGCCTGTACCAAGGTATGTCACGCAGGTCCCTGCGGAGAATGCGTCCTCTCGCCAACCCTGGTCACGTCCTGTCCCTGCGGCAAACAGGCCATCGTCAAGggcgaacgcaaaagctgtctggaTCCGATTCCGATCTGCAAAGCCGTCTGCGGCAAACAGCTTCCTTGCGGAAGTCCCGGCGCTCATCACGTGTGCTCCGCCAAATGCCATCTGGATGAATGCCCACCCTGCAACAAGACCACGATGGTCAAGTGTCGCTGCGGCCACATGGACCAGCAAATCAAGTGCAAACAGCTGCAAACTCGAGCCGACGACGCTCGCTGCAAGAAACGCTGCACGCGGATGAGAAGCTGCGCCAAGCACAAATGTAACCAGGAATGCTGCATCGATTACGATCACATCTGCACCAAGACCTGCTCGCAAGCCCTCACCTGCGGCCGACATCGCTGCGACAAACCGTGCCACCGCGGCTCGTGCAGCACCTGCCACCGGGTTTCATTCGACGAACTAACCTGCGAGTGCGGTGCAGCCGTCATCTTCCCGCCGGTGCCTTGCGGAACGAGCAAACCTCCCTGCAACAAACCCTGCTCCCGCCAGCACCCCTGTTCCCACCCAGTCCTCCACAACTGTCACTCCGAACCCAACTGTCCGCCCTGTGTCGTCCTCACTACCCAGCACTGCTATGGCAAACACGAACAGCGCAAAACCATCCCCTGCTACCAAAGCTCCTTCAGCTGTGGACTCGCCTGCGCCAAACAACTTCCGTGTGGCCGCCACACGTGCATCAAACCGTGCCACGAAAACGGATGCCAATCGAACGCCGCCGAGCCGGAAGTGTGTCGCCAGAGTTGCACCAAAACGCGCACGACCTGCGCCCACCAGTGCAAGGCGCCGTGCCACGAGGGCGAGTGCCCGCCGGATCTGCCCTGCCGGGAGATGGTCGAGGTGACGTGCGAGTGTGGCAACCGGAAGCAGATGCGCACGTGTCACGACTTTAGCAAGGAGTACCGCCGCATCACGTCCGCCCAGCTGGCCTCGTCGATGCAGGAAATGCAACGCGGTGGATCCGTCGAGCTGAGCGACATCCTGGGCACAGGAAAGCCGAAGAGTAACAAGACGTGAGTAACTGATAACACAAATGCCGCGatataaccggaatggcgttgaATTAcgtagttcattttagtttagtttatcgATAGGTACTAGAAACTCAATGATGGGTCACTCAAGACAGAAAAATccggaatttgcaaaatctgCATAAAGTCGGGATTTTATGATTTGTTGTCAAAAAGCCGGGGAAAGTTGAAAATTCTTGTTTAACAAACATTTCTttactcttgaataattttgtattattttccaatttttgaaaaaagaaacaaaccaTTTACTTTAACGAcccttttgtggtctctattgaaagtttctgctcgaacctaggagtccaaaggcttgaatatGGAGAGCACCCATACCTCTTTCTATTCCAAGGATCTTTCcaccccagggttcgaactgacgacctttagattGCGAAAATTCAACCGCCACCAGCGACTCTACCGGAGCAGGTTtcgtttggtgtgttgtttgtatttATAGCAGAGAGGTGACTCCCACGCCTGGAATGACTAAACGGCCCCACCCGatagaaggttggagcagatgggaatcgaacccatacTCATCCCCTTAAAAActcgcggacagcgtaaccattcggccaagccTGCTGTACGTTAGTTGTCACCTACACCCAGTTTTTTTTGTGCTTATTTTTCCattgagtttattttttaaaagaatattcCTTCGAAGCAAgtaaatttgcagattttttagcaCAAGCTCAAGGCTCAAACGTATTGTTTAACTATGTTAATCGTTGATTTCTCATGACATGATTTGCTTACAAAAAAGGTAAACGTTTCACAGTTCTGAGTTCTGAGACCAGTGTTGCGATTTTGAG
Protein-coding sequences here:
- the LOC6031773 gene encoding protein shuttle craft — its product is MANAGEGSSSGSGRQQNHQSFEQFISQFNNRTSIQPQQQQGGAGSSSHVESSSLKPTAAEFVPRWQNEPGQPRGQPQENGGGGGRGGNGNNGGVRRQYNEGGPRWNNGGRRNNRGGGGADDYGKNRRGRNFNDSRDDRTDDGGGFYEQDRPQRQQRNHHQQQQHQQQQQQQSNGGGRWKGNAGGGRFRNGGGGRGPKNEREQGPMGNGGEEHQRQVEPVSSAPERKERRPNGYQRQRARQEKLEANIISKCSQREKLIRELDSCRVECLVCCELVRPTQSVWSCLNCYHILHLNCTTKWANSSQSDDGWRCPACQNVSKKIPRDYYCFCGKQKNPQYNRSDVAHSCGELCGREDLCEHPCTLLCHPGPCPPCQAMVQRSCGCGRTTKPLQCSQKDDIACEAICAKPLNCGIHTCQQKCHVGDCAECGETLEHECHCGKQKKQVTCTVSNLDNTRFCCEAVCDAQLSCNNHACTKVCHAGPCGECVLSPTLVTSCPCGKQAIVKGERKSCLDPIPICKAVCGKQLPCGSPGAHHVCSAKCHLDECPPCNKTTMVKCRCGHMDQQIKCKQLQTRADDARCKKRCTRMRSCAKHKCNQECCIDYDHICTKTCSQALTCGRHRCDKPCHRGSCSTCHRVSFDELTCECGAAVIFPPVPCGTSKPPCNKPCSRQHPCSHPVLHNCHSEPNCPPCVVLTTQHCYGKHEQRKTIPCYQSSFSCGLACAKQLPCGRHTCIKPCHENGCQSNAAEPEVCRQSCTKTRTTCAHQCKAPCHEGECPPDLPCREMVEVTCECGNRKQMRTCHDFSKEYRRITSAQLASSMQEMQRGGSVELSDILGTGKPKSNKTLECNDECRTLERNRRLAIGLQIRNPDLSSKLQPNYSEFLRTYAKKDPALIKMIHDRLSELVKLAKESKHQKSRSFSFPVMNREKRHVVHEMCGMFGIESVAYDAEPNRNVVATADRFKSWLPSMSLLEVIQRENGQRRVIVPNLNAWGRTANSSSSAAK